Proteins encoded together in one Triticum dicoccoides isolate Atlit2015 ecotype Zavitan chromosome 7B, WEW_v2.0, whole genome shotgun sequence window:
- the LOC119338526 gene encoding 60S ribosomal protein L28-1-like, producing the protein MTTVPGSLVWELVKKNNCFLIKQFGNNNAKVQFSKEPNNLYNVHSYRFSILANSKTVAVQPSAGEDKAVVLSTTKTKKQNTPATLQHKTLMRKEFCKMAKSVKNQEMD; encoded by the exons ATGACTACCGTTCCAGGGTCTCTGGTCTGGGAGCTCGTGAAGAAGAACAACTGCTTCTTGATAAAACAGTTCGGCAACAACAACGCCAAGGTGCAGTTCAGCAAGGAGCCCAACAACCTCTACAATGTCCACTCCTACAGGTTCTCGA TCTTGGCGAACAGCAAGACCGTGGCGGTCCAGCCATCAGCGGGAGAGGACAAGGCAGTTGTCCTGTCCACGACCAAGACCAAGAAGCAGAACACCCCTGCCACTCTCCAGCACAAGACTCTGATGCGCAAGGAGTTCTGCAAGATGGCCAAGTCTGTCAAGAATCAG GAAATGGACTAA